CGGCGGACACCGGCTGACCCTCCGCCTGAAGAGTGGTCATGACGGCCGGGTTCGGCTTCTGGAGCATGGCAATCGCGGGCTCGGGCAGCGGTGGCTTGGACATGAAGTCTCCTCGTCGCGTCGGCGTTTTCCCCTGCACGTTACGCACCCGCCGGTCCCGATCGCGTTCGGATGGTTAGGTACATCGCGCGGAGTACCTCGTGGAGCGGATGTGCACCCCGGCTGGTGATTCGAACGGTCCCTGCCATGACCGGGAAACGTGCTTCGCTGCTCGCCAGTCGCCGCCTCTGGGCCGGTATGGCCGTCGTCCTCGTTGGCATCGTCTTCAACCCCGGGTGGTTCTTCGTCCCCCACACGTGTGGCTCGACGACCCCGGGTTCGTGCCGATGCCCGAGGTCTGCTGAGTTGTCGTGCCTCTGAGGGCCGCCATGGGGACATACGGCATGCTGATCGGGTGGAGTTCTGGAACGCACTCTCCCAGCCGCAGGCCGCGCTCGTCGCCGGCTTGATCGGGGCATGCGGGGCGTTGCTTGCTGGCCTCCTCGCGACCACGCTCACGCAGCTCTTGACCTTTCGAGGACAGGACAAACGGCGATGGGAGGAGGCCCGCCGATCGGCCTACGCGCGGGTCTACCGCGCAGTGATGGCTGCTTGGGATGCCTATGACGATGCCGGCGAGGAGCTTGAAGACGGGGAGACCGTCGGCGAGGCCCGTGCCGAGATTCGGGATGCCTACACGGAGGCAGCGCTACTGGTACGCCGGCAGAAGACCGACCGTGCACTCAATGATGTGTACGACGCGTCCTCGTATCTCTGGGCACGACGTGGGCGCGGTTGGCAGCAGGTCGAACGACACCTGCACGATGCGCAAAACCGCTTCCTGCAGGCGGTGCGGAAGGAGCTAAGGATGCCTGCTCTGAAGTGCGAGTCCTACGAGGATTACAAGGCGGCGTTCCACGGCAACGGCCGCTACAGCCCGCCGCGACCTAAAGGACGTCTCGTAACTCACCGAAGGTGTTGCCCCGCCCGGGCTGGCGGTTCAGCCGGCGAGGATGATGTTGTGGAGATGGGCGATGCCGGAAGCAGCGTCGGTCAATGTGTGGGCGGCGCGGCGGTAGTCGCGGAGGATCTTGAAGCACTTCATCCTGGCCAGGGCGTGTTCCACCTGTGCTCGGACGGTGCGGTGTTGCTTGTTCAGGTCGGCCTTCCACTCGGGCAGCTCGCTGCCGTCGGCTGGCTTGCGGTACGGGATGATCACCTCTGGGTTGCCGCGGTAGGCGCCGTCGGCCATGACCGGCCGTCCGGCCAGCTTCTGGTCGATGCCGCTGGTCCGGTAGACGATGGTGTCGTTGCGGTTGCCGGGTTGCGGGTCGCCGAGGGCCACGACGAGGCGGGTGTGGGCGTCGATGGCGACCTGCAGGTTCGTCGAGTAGCGGTAGGGCCGATCTGGCGCATCGTCAGGTTCGTGCGCCAGTACGCGGCGACCAGCAGCACCCGATCCGGCAGGTCGAGAGCCCACTGCCGGCCTGGCCGGCCGTCAGCGATCGCGACACCGCCACGCTCGGCGACCAAGTGGACCAGCCGGCGGAACTGGGCGGGCTGCAGTCCAGTGAACGGAAAGATCCACTCCGGGTGCCTCGCGGTGATCACCTGCACCCAGACATCCTCGATGATCGTCCTCAACAGACAGACGCCGGGGTTACGAGACGTCCCTTAGTGAAGCGGTCAGCGTTCTGCAGCCGACGGTAGCCCTGCCTCGATCGCCCGTGTCCGCGCGGTGCTCTGCTGCTGTAAGGAGGCTATTTCTCGGGCGAAGCGTTGCCCGGTACTAGGTCCTCTCTTGCCGCCGCTCTGAACCCCAAAATCGTTTCTGTCCAACGCTCGTCGCCATAAGCGGCTCCGGCAATCACCTCATCAACGAACGTCAGCACCGATGAAGCGTGATGCCGAACCGGTTGCGCGCTGATTAGCTGAATCATCGAGAACGCATCGAACAGGTCATTCCTTAATTCCCCAAGATTAGCGCCGATGACATCCGCAGGCTCTGTATTGCGTGCCCGAATTAGCATTCCTTGGCGAGCCTTACCTGCGGCAACTGCAAACGCCCCGTATGCTTCTCGTCGCTCACGATGCCAACGAAGCTGATCTTCTCGGTGCTCCGTGTCCCTGCGGAGCCGGATCTCGTGTTCGCGGGCCGCGGCAGTCTCGTCGCGCTGATACGCCAATGTCTTGCTCGTGTTACGCATGGCAAAGATTAGCCCACCTAGACCGACAGCCGTCGATCCTAATGCGGAAATAATGCCTGCGATGAAGGTGGCGGTTGGCTGGTCCATGCTGGCGCATCATCCTCGCGGTATGGACTGCAGCAACCACCTTATCGGGTAATTGACTCAGAATCTCAGAGCGCCACTGGCCATTGCACGTAGCCTCGTCCGACGTATGCCTCCGCCGAGATCAACCAGTCCATGTCCCGATCTGCCACCCGGGCCATGCCACGTTCGGCCCCTTGCGATCCACCCAAGTAGTGTTCTTGGCCGTTAGTGGGCCAGAACAGCGACAGTCTGCTGTTGCAGGTCGAGCAGACTAGACCACGAATACACCGACCGCAGGACCCCCTACCCGCGCAGCATTCGTGATCATGGTCGATCGCGAGGTAAGGGCTGTCAACACGGGACCGCTCGCTAGGGCACAGGGCGCAGTGGAGGTTTTGGCGGCGTAGCAGCCAGTCGTACTGCTCCTCTGTGATGCCGTGACGCTGGCGTAGGTACCTGTCCCTCACGGTACGAGCCGGTGTCGGAAAGACCTGCTTGGCCTGGCGTCGTAGGGGCGGCACTGACCAGGCTAGCCATTCGTCGTCGCTTGCCTCATGAAGGAGACGCTGGTACTGCTCGACGAGGTCGTCCATCTGGGCATGATAGAGCTATCGCCCAAGCGGCCCGGCCAGCACGGGGTGCAACCTACCGGTCGGGTACGTTCCCCCTAGTAGAGCGGTAGCTGTCAGTTCGTCGCCTCTGGAGCGGGCGGCTGGTACTGGTAGACCTCGGTGTCGTCAAGCCTGTCGGCCAGGACGTAGACGCACTCAACCGCGGGCTCCGCGGGGTCGTTCGGACCGACGTAAGAGCCGGTCTGAGGCAGCCTCACCACGGTCGGCTCACAGCGTCGTGCCGGCAACGCGCCGTCGTTGGCGGAAATGCCCGCTGCTAGTGGCCTCGATCTGGAGCTTCGCGCCGACCTTGCCGACGCCTTCGGCGAGAAGGAACCGGCGACACCTATTCCGACGTCCGCCCCGGTGGCCCGACGGAAGCCGATCCGCCAAGCCGCAGCCGACATCGCATCGTCGCCGGTGCGGACGGTAGCCGTCGCCTGCCGTCAGCACACCGCCGTGACGCTGGCCGTCACCGCACGCGGCCTCGTCCGGCGGCGGGCGACCGGTAGTCAGATCATCGAGGAAACTGCCGACTGGCAGTTTCCTGATGCGGTCGCGCCGTGGGTGCATGTCGGTTGACGTCCGGCACCCGAGGTGATCGTCACCGCCGACCTCGAAGGCTGGACGGTGGCGATCGCGGCCGTCGGGCACCACACGTCACTCGGCGTCCGCCACCGCGGTGACCAGCCCACCTGGTATCAGGTGACCGAGGACAGCGAGCTTGACCTCCTGCGTGGCGCGCTCGGCGTCGAGCTGCTCGGGGAGCACACGTTGGTGTCACTCGCCGCACACACGTCGGTACGGGACCTGCGCGGGCCAACCCTCCTGGGCGCCACCCCGCTTGCTCGGCGTGCCAGCCGGCAGGTCACCCGACTGCCCTTCGGTCAGCCCCGCCGGGCCACGATGTCCCCGGCCGCCGCCGTCGCGGCCGTCATGCCCGACACCACACCCACAGCCCCCGCCGCCGGTGCACAGATACCGGCCGCGTTGCTGACCGAACTACGTCAGCAGGCAATGAGCCGCCGGTCAGCGAAGTGGACCTGACCGTGGGCCTGAACGTGGAGGAGGAGTGGCGCCTCGCCAACGGCGACACCATGGCCGTCGCGTATCAGCTCGTGGCCGGGGAGACCGTCGGGTATCTCCGCGACGCCGTGACCGGCGAGCCGCTGCACCAGGCGAGTGTCTGTCGGCTGCACCACCTGGTGTGGCAGGTGGAGGTGTGCGCCACCTGCCTCACCGCCACCTGCCCCGCCTGCCCCGACCCCGTCAAGCCGTGTGTCCTGTGCGGTGGTCGGCTCTGCGGCCGGTGCGTGGCCTCGACCGACGGCCGCTGCCCCGCCTGCATTCAGCTGCGCAAGGTGAAGTTGCTGGATCGTGGCCGATTTGGAGTGTCGCTGCGGGGTGCGGCATGGCACGGGGTGGGGCCGCATGCCCAGGTGACCCTGCGGCGGGACAAGGGCCGATGGTCGTTGGAGCGGTGGGACAACGCTGGCCGGATCACGGCGCCTCTCGACGGCGACCGTCTGCTCATCATCCGCCAGATGATCGGCGACGCCGAGTGAGATGGCGGGCGCGAGGTCGCGCTGGGCGTGCGGCCTCGGTTCACGGGCTGGGCGTGGTCGAGGGGGTCGCCGCGCCGATCAGTCCGCCGAAGAAGACCATCATCGTGAGCATGATCATGGGGGCGACGAAGACGTACCCGAGGACCAGGCCGGCGACCGCCATGCCGCGCCCGGACTTCATGTTGTTGCGGGTGTCGTGCAGGCCGACGTGGCCGAGGACGACGGCGAGCAGGCACGGCACCCCGAACAGGCACCACCCGCCGATCACGCCGAGGATCCCCAACACCAGCGACGCGACGGCCAGGCCGGAGGTGGGTGGGGCGTGCACGACGATGTGCGCCGGCGGATAAGCGATCGGCAGGTACGGGCCGGGGCTGGCCGGCGGGGCCGATGCCGGCAACGCCGCCCGGTTCGGGTCATAGCCGGGGTGGTAACTCATGGTCACTCCTGTACGGGTCGGTAGGTCCGGTCATCGCTGGTCGAGTCGGGCGAGCAGTGCGTTCACCTCGGTGTGCAGCCGGCGCAGCTCCGCGGCCGTCGGCGCCAGCTCGTAGCAGTGGTGGTGCGCGGCGGTCGAGAGCGTGGCCCACGCGTACGCCACCCGCCGGGCGACCTCCGCGCCCGGCCCGAGCCGGCCGCGCAGCATCAGCTGCTTGGCTCGGCCCTGCCGGCAGGCCGCGACGCTCGGCTTGACCCGCCGCCAGTAGGCGTCGATGCCGCCTTCCAGGGCGAGCCGGATCAGGCAGGCGCAGGCCCGAGGCCACCAGCCGCCGGGAACGGCGACGACCCCCAGCAGGCCGGAGCCGCGCAGCAACTGGTCGGCCGCCGCCAGGCAGCGCTGCGGCGTCGGCGCGGTCACCGCAGCGCCCCCGCCAGGAAGCGGGCGTCCGCGACCAGGCCCGGCAGGTCCGCCAGGTACGCGCCGTGCACGCCCTCCCGGCACGCCTCGTACGCGTCCACCGCCCGTCGTCCGTGCCGACGGCCCAGCTGGTTGCGCACGTCACCGCCCCGATCGGCGTCGTCGAACAGCGCCAACGCGACGATGGTGGCCAGCCGACGCGACGCGGCCTCGATGGCCTTCTCGATGTCGTCGTGCGGGACACCCCGGGCGACCCGTACCCGCCAGACCACCCGGTGGCAGGCCGCCTCCAGCCCCGCGCGGCACAGCTCCGCCACCACCGGACCGCGCACCTCGGCGGGGATGTCCTCGTTGCGCGACAGCGCGTACGCGTCGTCCAGGTAGCGGCTCACCGGATCCGAGCCGGGCCGCAGCGTCACGACCGACTTCTCCGCCCGGTGCACCTCGACGATGCGGGCGTCGCCGAGGCCGAGCCGGGTGACCGCGTCGTGCAGGCGGGTGTCGTGGGTGAAGACCACCACCTGCCGCTGCTCGGCCAGCTCGGCGAGCACCCGCGCGAGACCGTCCACCTTCGACGGGTCCATGCTCTGCACCGGGTCGTCGACCACGATGAACCGGAACGGGCTCTCCGGGGCGCAGCTGCGCGGCAGGAAGGTGGCCAGCCCGAGCGCCTGCATCTCACCCTGGCTCATCACACCCAGCGCGGTGCCGTTGTCGGCGCCGTCGACGCTGACCGGGAAGACCACCCGCCGCCGGGTGTTCGCGCCTTCGAGCGTCATCGCTCCCAGCTCGACGTTGCTCTCCTGCCGCAGCTGAGCCCAGATCCGCTGGGAGTGCCCGGCGAACGGCGCGACCCGCTCGTTGCGGATCTCCGTACCGGCGTCCTTCAGCCAGCCGCGCGCGGCCTTCAACCGGGCCAGGGTCGCCTCCCGCGCCGGCAACCCGCCGGCCGCGGCCACCCACTCGCGCACCTCGGCCGCGGCCGCCCGCCAGCCGGTGTCGCGCTGCCGCAGAAACCCCTCCGCGTACGAACGGGCCGCGTCCGCCGCGGCCACCACCGCCGGGTACCGCGCGGCCAGGTGGTCGGCCAGGTCGGCCGGCTTCCCGGGTACGCGCCGCAGCGCCGCCACGGCATCGCGCAGCGCCCCGACCGGCGGCTCCGACCCGGGATCGTCGGGCACCGCGAGGTCATCGATCAGGTGGTGCGTCTGTCGCAGCAGAGTCGTGAGCCGGGTCGCCGCCGTCTGGGCGGCGACACTGCGCTGCCGGAGGTCGGTCAGGGCCTCCGCGGCGGCGGCACGCCATCCACCATCGAGTGTGCCGGTAGCGCAGACCGGGCACGACCCCTCGCCCTGGTCCTCGTGATGTTCCAGGGCGAGGCGGAGCAGCTCGGCGCTGCGCAGCGCGGCCCGGGACCGGCCGCCGTCGTACCGCAGGGCCTCGACCGCCGCCTCCCGCAGCTGACCCGCCAGCCGGACCACCTCGTCGAGCGGCGGCGGAGCGAGAGCGGCGAGTTCCCGGCAAAGCAGCACCTCCCCGTCGGTGGTCGGCTCGTCGGGCTCGTCGAGGATCGCCGTCACCGCCGTGAGGTCGACCGCGCCCCGTCCGTGCAGAAGCGCGACCGTCCGCCGGGCCCGGTCGTCGGTGATCCCGGACAGCGCGTCGGCCAGGGCGGCGCGCTGTGCGCGTACCTCCTTGATGGTGGTGTCGTGCGGCCGGGCGGCGCGCAGCAGACGCTGGTCGGCGTCGGTGAGCGCGTCCAGGCCGAGGATCGCGAAGAGCGCGTCGAAGAGCTGGCTCTGCGTGCCGGCGGCGAGCTTGCCCAGCTCGGCGGCGGTGAGGAACGGCCGGTACAGCTCCAGCGGGCGGGCCAGACCCAACTCGGTGAGGCCGGTGTGCCGGCCCCGGGCGCTGGTGACGGTCACCTCGGCGTCGGCCAGCTCGGCTCCGACCGGCCAGGCGCGGTGCACCCGGGTCGGCGTGGCCACGCCGTCGACCCGCAGCTCCACGCCGACCCAGCACGGATCCGGGTTGTGCAGGTTTCGCCACCCCGTACGCCAGACGCTCGTCTTGTCGGCCCACCGGGCGCTGTCGCCGGTGAGGGCGAGTTCGACGGCCTCGGCGAAGCTGGACTTGCCGGAGCCGTTGCGGCCGACGACCAGGGTGAGGCCCGGACCGGGGTCGATCTGGACGGTCCGTTCCGGGCCGATGCCGCGGAAGCCCGCGACGGTCACCGACTTCAGCCAGATCCGGTCCGCTGGACCGTCGCCGGTGGGGGAGCGGGGGTCGAGCCGGGTGGGAGTGCCGGCGAGGGCGGCGGTCAGGTCTTCCTCGCTGGTCAGCGCGGCGAGGACGAGCTCGGCGGTCTCGGTCGGTACGTCGTCAGCGGCGGCGAGTCGGTCGAAGATCAGCTCGATCAGCGGTGCGGTCGGCTGGGGAGGCTGGGTCATGGTCGTCTCCAGGCGTGTGGTGTCCGCGGGTCGACGACTCGTCGGCCCGCCCGGGTGAGCGGTGGAAGTGGGGGTGGTGACGGTCGCGCGGGTCAGACCGTGGCGTTCGCGTGCCAGTCGCGCAGGAACGCGTCGACCAGGGCGTACGCCCGGGGGCGCAGGTCGAAGGACTCCTCCCGCCGGCGGCGGGCCATGTGGCACAGTCCGTCGGCAGCCTCGTTGAGCGGGTGGCCGCTGTGACCCTTGACGTGCGCGAAGGTCAGGCCGGGGCGGTGGGCCACCTGCTCGGCGAGCCGGACCAGGGTCGGCTGGTCGGACCAGCGGCGCTCCCGCAGGCTGTAGCCGGC
The nucleotide sequence above comes from Micromonospora sp. NBC_00389. Encoded proteins:
- a CDS encoding endonuclease domain-containing protein, which produces MDDLVEQYQRLLHEASDDEWLAWSVPPLRRQAKQVFPTPARTVRDRYLRQRHGITEEQYDWLLRRQNLHCALCPSERSRVDSPYLAIDHDHECCAGRGSCGRCIRGLVCSTCNSRLSLFWPTNGQEHYLGGSQGAERGMARVADRDMDWLISAEAYVGRGYVQWPVAL
- a CDS encoding DUF4190 domain-containing protein, with the translated sequence MSYHPGYDPNRAALPASAPPASPGPYLPIAYPPAHIVVHAPPTSGLAVASLVLGILGVIGGWCLFGVPCLLAVVLGHVGLHDTRNNMKSGRGMAVAGLVLGYVFVAPMIMLTMMVFFGGLIGAATPSTTPSP
- a CDS encoding AAA family ATPase yields the protein MTQPPQPTAPLIELIFDRLAAADDVPTETAELVLAALTSEEDLTAALAGTPTRLDPRSPTGDGPADRIWLKSVTVAGFRGIGPERTVQIDPGPGLTLVVGRNGSGKSSFAEAVELALTGDSARWADKTSVWRTGWRNLHNPDPCWVGVELRVDGVATPTRVHRAWPVGAELADAEVTVTSARGRHTGLTELGLARPLELYRPFLTAAELGKLAAGTQSQLFDALFAILGLDALTDADQRLLRAARPHDTTIKEVRAQRAALADALSGITDDRARRTVALLHGRGAVDLTAVTAILDEPDEPTTDGEVLLCRELAALAPPPLDEVVRLAGQLREAAVEALRYDGGRSRAALRSAELLRLALEHHEDQGEGSCPVCATGTLDGGWRAAAAEALTDLRQRSVAAQTAATRLTTLLRQTHHLIDDLAVPDDPGSEPPVGALRDAVAALRRVPGKPADLADHLAARYPAVVAAADAARSYAEGFLRQRDTGWRAAAAEVREWVAAAGGLPAREATLARLKAARGWLKDAGTEIRNERVAPFAGHSQRIWAQLRQESNVELGAMTLEGANTRRRVVFPVSVDGADNGTALGVMSQGEMQALGLATFLPRSCAPESPFRFIVVDDPVQSMDPSKVDGLARVLAELAEQRQVVVFTHDTRLHDAVTRLGLGDARIVEVHRAEKSVVTLRPGSDPVSRYLDDAYALSRNEDIPAEVRGPVVAELCRAGLEAACHRVVWRVRVARGVPHDDIEKAIEAASRRLATIVALALFDDADRGGDVRNQLGRRHGRRAVDAYEACREGVHGAYLADLPGLVADARFLAGALR